CAACGTTTTGGAAATATTGGCATCACCTAAAATTTTGCCATAATTTCCCATTCCGAACTGCACATAATTATTCTGGGCACTACCTTCAAATTTCGGAGTTACATCTTCGCCCTGAATGGTTGATGTTTTGAAATCAGAAACCGCAGGAACATCTGTAATGGTATATTTTACAGGATTCTGAGACTTCTCTTCCGGCGGATAATTCTTAATGGTTTCTACAGAAGTTTTCTTTTTTTCGATCTTCTTCACTTCCGGTTCTCTTTTTTTAGTAAGAATCAGTTTTTCTTCTTTGATCTGGGAAAACGCCACCGACGAAAACCCTAAAAATATGATGGATAATAATTGAATTCTTTTATTCATTACTTTTTGTATTAATAATGTACCAATTTATTGATATACCAATCTGGTAATGTATCCAATCGTTTAAATTGGTAAACTGCTACATTTTTAGATTGATACATTAAATATAATTTTACTTTTTAATCGCCTTCTTTACTTCTTTCGCTTCTGCCACAATTTCAGGAAAATCTTTATAATTTTCTATGATTTGATCGCAGGTATAACTCGCCTGATAATTGTCTTTCAATCCGACATAGTTTTTCGCCATCAGCACCAATGCTTTTGCGCCCCAAAACTCTTCTGAAGCATAATTATTTGCCAGTTTAAAGATGGTTTCGTTGGAAGATTTGAAAGCTTTTCCTTTGTTCTGATAATATGCTTTTGCATAAAGTGCTTCTGCTGCGACCGAAGTGTTAGAAGATTTTTCAAGAGAGGTATAAGCTGCTTGTGCCTCTTTATCTTTTCCTGCATTCATAAGACTTCTCGCCTTGATTACTTTTGCTGTTTCAATTACCGCTGCCGAGTTTTTATTATTAGCAATTACCGCGTCTGCCAGTTTTTCAGCCTGAGAGAAATTCTTTTCATCAGCATAAATTTTCATCAACTCTACATTAGCATAATTTTTAATGCTGATATTAGATGAATTTCTGATGTTTTCAAGATATTTTTTCGCTTCATTATTATCGCCCTGAGTAATATAGATCTGGGCAATACGAGTCTGCGCGTCATCCTGATAATCGTTCTGAACGCTTGCTACTTCCTGCAATACAAGTAATGCTTTGGTTGTATTTTTAGTTTGGTAATAGCTTTCTCCCAGCTCATATTTAGCCTGATAAAGACCTTCGCCTGTCGGGTTTTGTGTTAAATATTTCTCGTAATAAGAAATTGCGTTTTTGTAATCTTTTTTAGCAAAATATTGCTTCCCTGTAGAAAGGTTGATCTCATCGATTTCAGCCGCATCTACGTTTACCCCAGCATTTCTTGCGAAACTTTCATATCCGGCAACATCTCCGCTTTTCGTAAAGATTGGTTTTGCAGCCTGAACAATTTTCTCTGCGTATGCCGTATTTTTATACTGCTCACCCAACGTTTTCAATTCAGACAACGCTTTATCATTCTGATTCTGATCGATATAATTCTGCGCTCTGTAAATAGATGCATTGGCTATCAAATCTTTGTCAGAAGACGTTTTAATCACTTTTCCGAAGAAGTCGTTTGAATTGGTAAAATCATCCTGAGCCGCGTAAGCTGTTCCTATTTCATATTGAGCATCATCATAATATTCTGATCCCGGATATTTTGATAATAAATTTTTAAGGTTGGTAATTTTCGCCTGGGTATCTCCTTTAAATCCTAAAGCCATTGCTTTTTGGTATAAAGTATAATCTGTTGCATCTTCATTTTTATCGTAGATCGCGATGGCTTCATTCAGATTATTGTTGGCATAATTAATATCTGCTAAACGAAGCTCAGCATCATTTTTAAACTCAGGTTTCGGATTGCTTAGATATTGTTTGAAATACGTTTCCGCCTGATCAAATTTTTTAGATTTAAAATAAGCATACCCCAAATCGTAAGGCAGTTGCTGTTTTTCAGGGAATGTCTGATTGATCAGTTTTTCATAACGTGCAATTGCGGAAGGATAATTTCCTTTTTGATAATAGACCTGACCCAGCCAATACAACGCTCGGTTGTTGAATTCTTTATTAATATTAAAAGCTAAGCTTCTCAGGAAATACTGTTCCGCTTCGTCATAATTTCCTTTGTTAAATTCCTCTGTTCCCAATAAATAAGAAACTTCCTGATCCACTTTATCAATGTCAGGAGATGAATTCTGAAGTCTGTCGATTGCGTTTAGCGTTTCCTTATAATTTCCGGAATACAGATAGGATTTCACCAAAAGCGATCTCATCTCAGGAGAATTCGCATCATTTTGGTTTTCATTGATGTATTTTTGAATCACCGTCGATGCGCTTTCAAACGGGTTTCCGATGTCGTAACTCAATTTAGCATATTGTTCATGCGCCAGTTTTTTTACCTTCGCATCATAATCCATCTGGTAAGACGAACGGAATGCCGATAATGCTTCCTGCTTTTTATCAACTGCTAAATACGCATTTCCAAGCTGATAATAGGCATTTTGAGCCAATGCAGAATTGCTGTTCAATAATTGGTTGTAATAAGAAACCGCTTCATCATATTTTTTAAGCTGAGCCGCCACAAATCCTATCTCGTAAAGGTCATTTTCAGACGGATTCTGCTGAACGTTCAGATAATCTTTCAAATGAGGATATGCCGAAGTATAATCCTTCTT
The sequence above is a segment of the Chryseobacterium sp. MYb264 genome. Coding sequences within it:
- a CDS encoding tetratricopeptide repeat protein produces the protein MKSRKILLATAVLYFGVSEAQQSQYFTQKENYRINLAENLYQTKIYNASQFEYARQYFYNQNLSRSKKEAAQFFDNVIGVILQKNHAEEGLTAFIKEYPNSAYFAQANLPLADYYLAKKDFEKALETLKKVNQYQLSKEENTQYILKLGYAKFMMGDSKGATDALEEAYKTADDSQRGDIAYMLGHLYYSNRQNDKAFQYFDSVKDQPKYSKLVRPYYVQMYYNDKDYDRAISEGNALLNESISDSYKAEVHKIIGESYFMKKDYTSAYPHLKDYLNVQQNPSENDLYEIGFVAAQLKKYDEAVSYYNQLLNSNSALAQNAYYQLGNAYLAVDKKQEALSAFRSSYQMDYDAKVKKLAHEQYAKLSYDIGNPFESASTVIQKYINENQNDANSPEMRSLLVKSYLYSGNYKETLNAIDRLQNSSPDIDKVDQEVSYLLGTEEFNKGNYDEAEQYFLRSLAFNINKEFNNRALYWLGQVYYQKGNYPSAIARYEKLINQTFPEKQQLPYDLGYAYFKSKKFDQAETYFKQYLSNPKPEFKNDAELRLADINYANNNLNEAIAIYDKNEDATDYTLYQKAMALGFKGDTQAKITNLKNLLSKYPGSEYYDDAQYEIGTAYAAQDDFTNSNDFFGKVIKTSSDKDLIANASIYRAQNYIDQNQNDKALSELKTLGEQYKNTAYAEKIVQAAKPIFTKSGDVAGYESFARNAGVNVDAAEIDEINLSTGKQYFAKKDYKNAISYYEKYLTQNPTGEGLYQAKYELGESYYQTKNTTKALLVLQEVASVQNDYQDDAQTRIAQIYITQGDNNEAKKYLENIRNSSNISIKNYANVELMKIYADEKNFSQAEKLADAVIANNKNSAAVIETAKVIKARSLMNAGKDKEAQAAYTSLEKSSNTSVAAEALYAKAYYQNKGKAFKSSNETIFKLANNYASEEFWGAKALVLMAKNYVGLKDNYQASYTCDQIIENYKDFPEIVAEAKEVKKAIKK